The following is a genomic window from Canis lupus baileyi chromosome 18, mCanLup2.hap1, whole genome shotgun sequence.
GAGCCTTACCCCCCTAACCCCCAAAAAAGCGTatttgtgtgtatgagagagagagagaggaactggGATTATATTGTTGTCATTTacttcaagaaagagaaatttagaagCTTTATGTTTCACTACTGAGCAGCCAAAATGGCTTTGAATATATTTCACCTACTAAAAGAAAGTGTGCTGGTTCGAcagaaatattaatgaaagaataaaacgcaattctcaagatattttttcttttatttaaaatgttaactatcACAACACATTATACAATGAAGTGAAGATCTTAgaatcacattaaaatttttaaaacatctctaTATAAGTCATAACACATGAAACATGCTGCAGGGATACAGTCTGATATCAAATCTTAGTACATTTCCACCATGAAAACAGATGAAGCACAAGCCTATCTGTGTTCCCTCTCCTTCAGCAGTGGCTGATGTGACTGCTTCCAAGAAACGaagatgatttctttctttgaagaaTATATTTCAGTTTCACTGAACACTGTGCTTTGTTGAGAAATGACCACTGATTTCTACGTCTGAGGGAGTCATATTAGAATTATAACACACTTTCACAGCACGTATTGGcacaatatgaaaaataaacagttttttgagttttccactcaaaacaattattattaaataaataattattcctCATGGTGCATGTCTCATTTTACCTTTCATTGGCCAGTGACACACACGAAGCTCAATAAATTACACATGAGGTGGTTTATTTGCGTCTTCTTTCATAATTCTGCATTGCGCTCCTTTCATAAGCCACTGAGAacaaagagaaggcagagggtTTTTTAAGATGATTCACTGAGAGAGCTAAATAAACTTCAAGACACACAGTAATGTATTAAAAACTCATGAATGACTTTTTCCCCTTTCATTGAAGTATTTCTAAGAGTTTTCTTTGCACATCCTCCAACCTTGCCTCAGTCTCTGTCCTGATTGGAAGTGATCTAACGACAGAATGCTTGGTTACTCATGCCATCTGCCATATGCTTGGTGCCCCCACAGCACAGCTCCAATCTTAATTCTCCACAACATTCTCGAGCAGTGGCAGACACCCCCATGGAGATTTATAGAAAGGATGATAGGAATAGGAATAGTAGTAGGATGAAAGCAAAATATGAGACTCTGATTCTAGGACAGAGTCAACAAACTACAGGCCAAATGGTTGCTACAGAGACTGCACGGCTCACAAAATCCAAAATGTTTGCTATCTGGCTCTTCATAGAAATCTGATGATTCCTGTTATGGGAGTACATACTGGTGTCTTGTGGATATATTCCAATGACGGACTGTCTTTGAAACTAAAAACAACTTCATTGACAGTAGGGCAATTCTGCTATCCACATACAACAGTGTAACTTACCTCCCAGCACTCTAATGGCCTGTGAAAAGATTAACCACTGCCTCCCAAAGTATTTAACATATAGCTAGCAAGTAATTTAAGTACTTTGACTAGCTAGGCTAGAAAAAAGGCAcagtattaatatattatattatattatattatattatattatattatattatattcaatTTCAAAGACGTCTGTAACCATCAAAGGATAAGGCTCAGACTGCTGTGATCAGAATACTTGAGTCTATTATTCATCATTTTAGTTAACTTATACACTTAGATTGACATTTTAGTGAAActatgctgctttttaaaattcagtatgtCCTGTGTAAAAtactgaatttaaacaaaaactgtaGAAAGAACAGTGGAGGATCTGTAGGGATCCTAGCTCAGTGTGAAAGATCCGTTGAAAGAGGAGGTAGGTGAGGGCTGTAGGGTGACCTCTCCGTTTTCTCCACTGCGCAGCCGCCCTTGTTGGCATCCAGCACTGGGTTCACAATAAGCTGAATGCTTCATGCCAATCACCTTTGCGCTTCCAGGGTAAAACAGTTTGAGCCCCAAACTGGGAAGTTCTCAAGGAAGGAAACAGTCTATTTCTCATCCTGATTTGTTTGTATTAGGAGGATACCTAGCACAAGTTCAGTTCCTGACAAACTTTAGGTTACATGTTCTACTCCTCAGAGAAGTGAGGTGAATGGTGATGTAAAGTAACCAGAGATTGGTGAGTGTTAGCTGGAACAAAACATCCTCTTCACAGGAAGGAGAGTATTGTATTTGGTCCTTGAACCCTCTGAAACCATATGcaaatttttgtgtttaaaagCTAATGGGGGTTTCTCTACAAAGCAGGTTTCTAGATTTCTCAGACCATCAAAGAGGTCTGTGACCACAAAATGGTAAGAATCAGATAGCTGTAGAACACAATGGTAACCTTGCCTCAGCTGATCAAGTGAAAAGATCTGATTGagtgtatattaattttttgctcatttttcctttcatattttcttaaaatggagGAGTGAAGATTTAGTCATAAATGGATTCTAATTCATTATAGTAATTCTATTTatctataattacatttttacCTTGCACACATTTAAGAGCATTTAGTCTGTATAAATTGCACATTATCTATATTATTTGTAAAGTTAGCCATGTTCTGAGACCTGTATCAATTCTGGAAATAAAAAGCTGATGACTAATATGATTATCAAGAAGAGTTATATAAGGACTAGTGTACATTTCTACCACAAACCAGTGTGGTTTAAATTTAcattcctttttcaaaaagtagaggataatattatgttaataaaataattgaaagtttTTCATGAGGCACACTGGTAAcatctttaaaattcaaatttgaaaaaaaaattaaacttgaacAGCCCCCaaattactgaaaaagaaatacaaacgtaGTGTCTAAATTTGGAAGGTAGGGAACCAATggtaaaatacatcatttttgCATGAATTTTCCAGATAATTAAGCTAACATTTCTTAGTTACAGATTTTCTAGAAACTTGAAATATTCTGAATGGCTAAGGCAACTGGTTACTTTCTAATTAATTGCTTGAATAATACTATAATTCTGTTTTCACTTAAGGTAAAATAAGGAGAGTCTGAATAGCTCTGGTTCCTAAGGAATCTAACTAATCACTATAAAGGCCTGAATGTGCTTTACAAAAGAATCAGTCTCTGAAAATGATAAAGTGTTTATTTAACCTTGAAAATGGTGTGATGAATGGGTTTTCAGATATATGTATGTGGCATTTACACAGAAGATAGGAActgcagagaggaaaggaaatatgCTTTATGTCAAGGGAAAGACTTGTTCAGGATTAAGATGGGTTATGAGGATTGTGGCATCCCTTCTCTGTGAGGGTTTTACAGCCAGAACAGATTATAATCCCCAAGGTGACTTCattgtgctcctttttgaaagcACTAGAGTGGACTGTGTTACTCTCATACTCTCAAACATCCATCAGGATGTTTCGAGCTTGAGCTTCTATAATTTCATAAAGTATAAATACATTTgctagttttgtttgtttacttttgtgCGGGAAGACTGCCAGACATAATGTCTTATAAGCCTTTTGAATTACCTTGGTATTAAGTGAAATTGGTCTTATTTCCCATATACCCTTCCCCACTTAGTTCAGGAACGTTAAGTGTGGCTTATGTAACAAATGTATGGGGAAGAATATTAGACTAGCCTAAGGATTCAGGTGAGGTAATGATTAAACATGGCAGACTGTGATAAGGCTGGTACTTTGAGAAAATAAGATGCATCCTGGGTGAGATTAGCTTAGTCAGCTATAAATCCattcttggatttatttattgcaattagattttttttttttttaccataagtactcattttaaatttatcattcctttttagtactttgaaaactatgtcttagaaagaaaataatagatttcAGATACTGTCTATTTTCAGTCATGGTTTTATACATACCAGAATTTAAAGCTCTTTTGCCCATTAGTCCAACAAAGGAATCTGTTTTATGCCctggaaaaatacatttaggggtattttaatatgtatatctTCGAGGAAATAAACTGTTATAACTAGTACTGAAGAAAAGCAAGCTTTCAAATATATgcctatataataaatatataaccaTTTCAAGTTTTGGTGAGCCTGAAGAAATGAAGATTTCTAGTAAGTCTTACAAATGACATAAAACAATACAATGAAAGCACTTTCCGTCATTCTATATCTACATATTAGCAAGTATACTTTGTGCACATTACATTTTATCTGTttgtatatataatgttttaaatattgtgGCTTTTTAAGTTAGTTTTGGGTTTAGGGGGTCAATTTCACATGTGTGACAGAAATATCCAAGTGTATGTCCTCATGTTACTATGTTGTATTGCTCAGGAACTAAACCTTAGTTAAGTCAGATCCCTGCACCTGATGATTATAAACTTCTAGAaggtcactattttttattacactggattttaaaaaatacttctggaAAAGTGTGTTAATTTTGACATTAAAGGagtgcatttattttcattacataGAATTTTGCTATATATAATTCCCTTGAAATTCAAATCTTTAGAATGTAAATATGAATTAGATTTATCTTCAAAGGTGAAGCCTTTGAGGAAAGTTACTATTTCAATTCTTGTGGGGAAAGGTCTCTTGGTTTATACTGTATTACTTGAGAAAAAGACTGTTGTCCCAATGTGACCTCCTCTGCCAACCAGTGAACCAAAAGTGGAGTTGGGGGAGGACACTGGGGTAAATGTGTATGATTGAGATGGACCCATGGGACTTCCTGTCAATTCCAGTTCCATTAACTGGGAAACAGATCTAATAAACATCAAGTGCCATAACTCTGTCATCTCTACTGCCCTAAGGAATATTTCCTTGTGCTTTGATAGATTGAGGGTCCCCATTCAATTATGGAATCAAAAAActgcatttcaaaaaaaaaaaaaaaaaaaaaaaactgcatttctatttatctttaaCCCTTACTATGGATTCTCTACTCATTCACTCAATCCTCTTAATCGGCTGCTGGGTTACCCTAATACATGATATCATCATGAGATTTGGCATACTGAAATGTGAAGAGATGCCTATAAAtgcttagtttttgttttgttttgtttttgtttttgcagaagTGGTGGGAGGTAGGAGATGGTGAGGGGTGAAAAGGGAGAGGAATCTGTGGTGGATTTTTATCCCTGGACTGAAATTCTTATCTAAAAGAGGTAATTTATAGGAGTTAAAAGATTTCTtctggctctctctttttttttagcagcTCAAAatgacaacaaatatttattatctcacactttttgtgggtcaggaattcagcaACAGTTTAGCAAGGAATTAAAGGATTTTTAACATAATGCATCCCTTTaaaacagagctttaaaaaaatcatgctcTGGATGTAATTAATAGAAGTTTCCTCCATTCTTACACTGTCTTAATTGAAAATATTAAGTCCTAAATTATAACAGAAGATAAGCTATAAAATGAAATTCGATCTAATTTACATTTGCATTTGGTAAATgtcaaaataatttgaaacttaCTTTTATGAGAGATCTGGCCATGTcctagaagaaagaaagggaaagttaGCAAAGGCagtagatttgttttaaaaatgctacattatatttttagaagagaattataaaataagttgatttttaaaacatgtaatatTTCCCATTCATGTACTATCCTGAGGAATATAGCAGAATATACCATAAATGCTAACCAAAttattaatgataaaaacaaaatagcaaccaaaaggaatatttttaagtgCCTTCTATGGGCCAcagattcaaacccaggactATGAGACCCCCGAGGCCTAACAATAATAACTGTTAGGCCACAAcacctgttttctcatttaaaaacaaaacaaaacaaaacaaaacaaaaaaagaaacacatctcCAAGCTGGACCACCATTTGACACTCAGGAAAGAGGGATACAAATCTATACCTTTACTAAACAGGCATTATCAAGAATCTGTATTTGAGCCCATAAAAGACTTTCTTTACGTTTCCTATATGTACATTCACAAtagtaaaataaagatttatagaAATGTTTACCATAAAGAGCTTTTAACAGGGCCACTTGTTTTTCAATTGAGGAATCTGACAAAAGATGAATCGACAGTAACTATTTACACATTCCACCGATGGTGTGATAAATTCAAGGAAATTGACTATTTCTATCAGGAGACATTAGGGAGCTCCATCTGATCGAAATCTAATCTAACCCCAAAGGTCTCCAACCGGTTTCCACTGGCACTTGGACCATTCTGACTACTACCCCTGGAGGCCCCGCGCCTCCCCTCCGGCAGCTGGGTCTTCTGTCAAGGGGGCCCTCAGCTAAGGCTGCTTCCTGTTCTTGATCTGGGTCACTCTCAGGACCTCTCCCTGCGTCCGAGGGCCTGTGCGTGTGTTagcagggtgagggccagagtcgcTCCCCGGGGATGTATCCATTTTAGCGTGGAAATTTCTCCTCAAAGGGCAGGAGAGACTGGGCGCGCTAGGACGCTCTAGGAGCCAGGAGCCCGGGAGGGTGGCTCAGAGACACGGAGGGGGTTGGCCGCCCATCTCACCAGCATCCCGTTTGCCCATTAATCCGAAGAACTGCTGAGGCTTGGGTCTCCGGGCGATTCTCTGCAGGAGATGCTCAAAGGGCTCGGGCAGCTCCTCCTGCGGGACAGACGCACAGACAAACGCGGGTGTCGGCAGCCAGCGCGCGGCCCCGGGGCGACCCCGAGTCGTTGCAGCGGTGCGCGCCAGCCCGGGGCGAAGCTCGGAGGCGGGCGGTGGCGCCGCAGGAGGCCGGGCTTCCCCAGGCGGGGGTCGGTGGGGTCCCAGCGCGGGAGCTCCCTTCCTCGCCCCCCCCGCGGAACTcgggccccgcgccgcccctcccccgagccccgcccccgcggtGAGCAGCCCGCGCCCCGCTCCTGGCAGAGCCCGGAGCCCCCCACTCCGCTGCCGCGCGGCCACCTGCCGTTCTCCCGATTCTGGCGCCGGCTCTGGGGACGCCTGGCCGCCCTgagtgcacacacgtgtgtgtcgGCGGCGGGGAAGGGATGACAACGCTTTGCCGGCGACCTGCACCGCGCGACTCTGTTCCCTCGGGGCGCTCCCTTGCACCAACAGCCCGCGAGCCCTATGAAGGAGAACTTGCAGCTCCGTCCTCGAGTCGGTAATAAAAGTCCAAGCAGGAAGTCAGCTCCCACCCGCCTCGCCGCTCGAAGCCCCCAGCAGCTCGCCCTTTGCCCCTGCGTCTCCCGGGGTCCGGCGCGcccccttctgcccctgccctgcgTTTCCAAATGCCCGGGTCGAAATAAATCCCCGTTACCCCGGGATGCAGCCTCGGGAGGTTTCCAGTCCTGGGGGGACCCCGGGCTCACCAAGGAGGGCATCGTTCCTCCAGGAGTTCCCGAGACCCGACGGTGCAGTCCCCGGGAGGAAACTTGGATCGCGCGCACGGAGCTCGTGCGGGGACCCAGGGCGCGGCGCTCCTTCACACTCCGTCCCGCTCCCCGCGCTCCTCCCCGCGCTCCTCCCCGCCTGCGGTCGCGGTCGCGGTCTCGGTCGCGGTCGCGGTCGCGGTCGCCCGGCCTGCCAGGCTCACTGGAGCGCTATCGCGGGGGCGGTGACAGCTCCCGAGGCCGGGAAGAGCGGCGCGGGCCGGCTAGGGGCAGGGTCTCACCTTGATCTGGTCGCTGTCGGACCAGTCGGACCAGTAATTCAGATCATCGTTGGCTCCGATTTCTTCTGCAAACAGCTGAGTGGACACGAGAAAAAAGACGGCCAAGGCCACGAGGATTTTCATGTTGGATTCCTGGGAGGATTGGGGAAGAAGAGGCCGGGGGAGAAATATTGGAGAAGGCGCTCCAAGAGTTGCGGTATGATTTTTGGTCCCACAACGCAAGTCGGGGCCGGCTGAACCAAGATAAAAAGCCTaacggggcggggtgggggggggggaccctaCAGCACCCCGTGTACCGTTTAGGAAAGAGAATCACGCCCCAGCGTTTCTCAAATCCCCTTCTCCCTCGGCTCCCAACTCCCTCAGTCCCCGACCCTCCGATCCGCACCTCCAGGCCGGGAGGCTCTCTCTGCAGGTGGAAAACAGAGGGACGCTGGCGTTTGGGGCACCCGCGTCCCCgctgtgccccccgccccggggcccctccAGCGCCGCCAGCCGCCACCTGGGAGCGCAGCGCGGCGCGGGCACTTACTGCGGCGGGCGGGCCGGCGGGGTTCCTCGGGCTGCTCGGGGCGCACGCGGGGCGCTCGGCCCTTAGGCTGCCGCGGCGGGggaggcggtggcggcggcggcagcggctgCGCGCTCCTTCGGCGGCTCCGTGCCGCGCGGTATTTATCCGACGCTCGACGAGCCTCGGGGACCACGTGACTCGCTCCCCACGCGACTTTCTGCTCAATATTTAATTACCCGCCTCTTCTCCTTTGCTTGCGTCTGATCGAGAGTTTCCGAGACGGTAACCCGTCGGTGCCCGAAACATCTGGACCCAATCGGGTTCGAAATGACGCAATTTTAGGAAAAGCCAAGCTCTCGCCATCCAATCCCGAGCGGCCAGTCTTCTTCCGTCTGCAGATCTGacgccccctcccctctccttcggAGCGAGGTTCCATGACACCTGAAATTACTCATCAAAATTGAGCGAAGTGACTCATTCCTCGGACTTCCGCAACTTTTTCGTCCCTTGAGACGTCAGGAGAAGTTGCACTTTTAAGGACGGCCAGATAACTGAAGGTATTAGGATACTGTCGTCGGAGATCCTACTAAGAGGAGCATttcaaggggggtggggggaggctttccccccttctctctcaccTGCAGAGTGCCCTAGTGTTTCTGAGATCTGGCATCTCCTGTGAGCAGAGCATCCTTCTCCCAAATCAGCTACGACACGGGCGTTTCTCCGGCGTTACAGAAGGATTATCAGTCCCATAGCATTTCAGACGATGGAAGCagatttatttcacattttggaGAAAGGAGAATTTAAACGTGGCGACACACGTAGAACTTTCCTATCGGTGCCATTCTAGGATATCTTTTATTCCAAGCTAGCAAAACCCTCTTCCTTCGCACATCCAGGAGCAGGGGTTGGAAGAGGACGTATTTGCTTCTCTCCTACCCTTTCTCGCTGAAGACTAAGAAACCGGCGAGGCAGTGTACAGAAGCCTGCCTGGGTGTCACCGAAGGACTCTACCGATCATTCATAGATTTCTCCCGTAAATGGAAATCAGTGTAGTGAAGATGCTAATCGGATGGTCATTGGCAATACGAAAACTATTAGACAAATAGCATCTGTACAGAAATCTCAGCTTTCCATGAGCCCACGGTTTCACCTTGCAGACACATTTCTTTCATCTCTCAATGAATTAAATGAGGTGTCTTGAGGGAGGCAGTTGTTTTCTCCTCCTTGTTAAGtaagtattatatttttcaattaaccCTGATTTTTTTAGTATACTgcatataaaaaataacttttttcaatTCACTTAAACCAGTAATTTTTTCCCCTAGCATTTGctgttgtttcttaaataatCCTGAGTTTTGAAATTCCCACATCCCTCATTTCTTTAGGCCCAGCCTTACAAAGTGAggctttctatttttgtttttatgacttctttatgtggaaaattatatacaaaagTAGAGAGGATCATTCATTCGAAACGATTTGCAAGTTTTACCTACAAACTGTTCTTGTTAGCCCTCCTcttatattattttgaagcaaatcccagatacCATTTCAACTGTAAATATTTCAATTGTCTATATAAATggtaaaggtttaaaaaaataaaaagagaaccaTGCATTATTCTACCTAAAAACAACATAAAGTGAGTCCTTACAATATTAACTATCTGGTTAATGTTCAAATGTTCCTCATTGTTTCAATAAACccctccacattttttttttattttttaattttttttatttatgatagtcacagaaagagagagagagagagaggcagagacataggcagagggagaagcaggctccatgcaccgggagcctgatgtgggattcaatcccgggtctccaggatcgcgccctgggccaaaggcaggcgccaaaccgctgcgccacccagggatccccaaccccTCCACTTCTTAAGTTGCAATAAGAATACTAATGAAGTCCACTggttcataaatatatttttaagattttatttatttatttatttattttgagagagagagagagagaatgagagagtgagctGGTGGGAGGGGGAATGAGAACCTGAAGCCAGTTCTACACTGAGCGCAGAACCTCACCActgctccatctcacaaccccaggatcatgacctgagcgggaaccaagagtccaatgcttaacaactgagccactcaggtacccctggtTCATCTATATCTTAAATGACCCCTAATCTATAGTTATCCCGTCTCTCTCCCCACTACTCCCTTGCAATTCATGAATAAAACTGGCCAGTAACTTGAACTACATTCTAGAGTTTATGGATTGCCTCTATGGTTTCTTTTACCTTGTTCCTCTGTCCTGTTTCCTGTTACTTGGTAGTTGTACCTAGAAGCTTGATCCCATGTAGGTTTGGTTTTTCTGACAAGACCATGTATTGTCATGAAGTGCATGATACCTGGTTGTTTCTCCCTTTGAGATGTTAGCAGATACTGatgatcattttttattaaaaaaattttttttaaatttatttatgatagtcacagagagagagagagaggcagagacatagacagagggagaagcaggctccatgcaccgggagccggacgtgggattcgatcctgggtctccaggatcgcgccctgggccaaaggcaggcgccaaactgctgcgccacccagggatccctgatgatCATTTTCTATATTCACTAATTCATTAGTACTTTCAAATTGTGTTATTCTGATTTTATCATTGATTATTTATTAGCTAGACTATTTCTTCCAATAAAGGGAAACTTTTTTCACAACAGCTGTTTAGTTACTACAAGACATAGTCAATATAGGAAAGATGGGATAAATGCTTGATTAAACTTCtctttaccaatttttaaaataatgatttagtAAGTTAGTATATTCAAATATGGCCTCCTCTCCCCCAAATTTAGGATTATTATGACCTCATGGGTTTAAACACATTTGAAGTATTTCACTCTTTCAGAGAAGGATAAATGGAAGCCTCCCGATTGATGCTCAATTTTCTCAACTGACTTCAAATTGGTTCCTGAGACTTTTGATATGCCTTAGATGGGCTTTAATGACTTTCTTGATTTTTGTCAGACAAGGTATTTCAGGTTTAAGTTGTATGTCTCCTGTCTCAGACCTGCAATTTACATTTAAAGGGATCATGTTTCTTTTGAATTAGAAATTATAATTAGAGGTTATAATCTGGGCATTATGGGTGCATATTGCCACTGAGTTCCTCATCGTTTCAAGACCTTTTCAATGAATAGAGCTGAAAATGTATATGAGTGTATGGGTGTGTTTAAAATTGTGAAAGAATGTATACTGATACTTTCTATTCAAATCAGGACATCATATGGTCTTCCTCTGcaccttttcttctgttttgcaCCTTTTCTTCCagacaaaaaaaatctgagttccCAGTGACATCAACATGATTACTCATTTGCTTTATCTCAATACACAATGTCAACATAATTCACAATACTGTTATTAGAAACAGATTAACAGtttttatttgcaaatttttGTCTTTAGAATATGCCACATTATGTCTATTCGGTTAATTTACTGTTTTAaagtcacttaaattttttttatctgtatgGTTATGCTACCAACTATTATACACATGGTTCATTTGCTCAGTTTGCTCTTGAGTTTTAGGGAttgctttttacatttaatttaactTTAACATTATGATAAATACATAGTTCCAAATGCAAACATTCAAAACATAATGCATTCAAAGGAATGTAGCTTCACTCCCTGTCCCTCTACTTTCTTCCCTCTAGTCACTATGGCTTTTTAGGTTCTTAGTtgatatttctattattattgttattgttgttattttaatataagcCAATAATGTATTTATATCCCTCTCTAACTTGTAAAATTCTGTACCTAAAGCGGGGcattttaatatcaattttatgTTCCTTTCTTGGTTGTTGATGTTGTGTATGAGTAACAATAAAGACATCTATTTCACAATTTATTCCCTGTTGGCTCTTTCATAGGATTTAGTAACAAACAATAATGACATAAAAAATTGGTCAAAGAATTCATTTCCCATTTTTTGCATGTCTTCATTAATTGCTAGTTTAGTGTTCCTCATGAAATCATACATACTGACACACTTTCTCCTGGAACATTGCAGGATTTCAGatatttgtattctttatttgttttattttgggatGTTCATgctctttatttgttttatttcccagAACATCAAATTtgtgaaaaatatacatattaataagatatatatatatgagaagtAGAATGGTGAAAAAGTAAGTAGTTAATAAATCCTTATTTGTGTTTGTAAATTAAAAACTTgcagaaaagtacaaagaaaaaattacaatcaTCCATTTTATCACAACCCAGAATGAACCATTGTTAACATCTTAATATACtgctcacaattttttttaaagattttatttatttattcatagacacagagagagggaggcagagggagaagcaggctccatgcagggagcctgacgtgggactcgattcctggtctccaggatcacaccccaggctgcaggcggcgccaaaaccggtgcaccaccggggctgccctactgctcacaatttttaaagggaaaaaagttaTTTGGTTGTTGTTATAAAATAAGACATACTCTTTATAATAAAGCAATGCAGAAAAGTTcaatcatttatattttgaaaaattactcCATACTAAAAATTGTCACTCTAAGCATTAGAAGAACATTGAATATCTCCTATGCACATTATGTTGTTAGAAGAACAGggcaatagataaataaaagttatgaAAACAAGATGAGACTTTCAGaagtatttttaatgaaagttagttgtattttatttgactttcatAGACATAAACAAAGTGAAAAA
Proteins encoded in this region:
- the TAC1 gene encoding protachykinin-1 isoform X1 — translated: MKILVALAVFFLVSTQLFAEEIGANDDLNYWSDWSDSDQIKEELPEPFEHLLQRIARRPKPQQFFGLMGKRDADSSIEKQVALLKALYGHGQISHKRHKTDSFVGLMGKRALNSVAYERSAMQNYERRRK
- the TAC1 gene encoding protachykinin-1 isoform X2, whose amino-acid sequence is MKILVALAVFFLVSTQLFAEEIGANDDLNYWSDWSDSDQIKEELPEPFEHLLQRIARRPKPQQFFGLMGKRDAGHGQISHKRHKTDSFVGLMGKRALNSVAYERSAMQNYERRRK
- the TAC1 gene encoding protachykinin-1 isoform X4; the protein is MKILVALAVFFLVSTQLFAEEIGANDDLNYWSDWSDSDQIKEELPEPFEHLLQRIARRPKPQQFFGLMGKRDAGHGQISHKMAYERSAMQNYERRRK
- the TAC1 gene encoding protachykinin-1 isoform X3; translated protein: MKILVALAVFFLVSTQLFAEEIGANDDLNYWSDWSDSDQIKEELPEPFEHLLQRIARRPKPQQFFGLMGKRDADSSIEKQVALLKALYGHGQISHKMAYERSAMQNYERRRK